Proteins encoded within one genomic window of uncultured Desulfobacter sp.:
- a CDS encoding D-alanyl-D-alanine carboxypeptidase: MKNKIQLHIFLTSLGLLLTISTTLNVCAQTSGILLSDDHGKTIYAKNPDNPLIPASTLKILTSLAAIKMFGQDFHFQTWACYDRTTRDLYLKGFGDPLFISEEITTFADQISHHIFKLVSKGIISSGVIRNIIVDQTYFAPQITIPGAGASSNPYDATNGALCANFNTIFLKWDSRSKQYISAERQTPFPDILAKQIRSGSKKSDRILLSYNLRQKYPGILMHYFIEQSGVKITGSVQTGNFTGSEKDCIVHTSSFSLADIIKKLLEFSNNFIANQLMLTMGARTYGPPATLEKGTAVLNKFAQESLGLMNASIVEGSGLSRRNQLTPAQMKDILIAFMPWYEFLRRDGNEFYKTGTLSDVRSRAGFIRGKDSRLYPFVIMLNQTHTGYDAIRRMLKEKVNLQFKP, from the coding sequence CCTGACTAGTTTGGGTCTACTCCTGACCATTTCCACAACTTTGAATGTTTGTGCCCAAACATCGGGCATTCTTCTATCCGATGATCATGGCAAAACAATTTACGCTAAGAATCCGGACAACCCCTTAATTCCTGCATCAACATTGAAGATATTGACCAGTCTTGCGGCAATCAAAATGTTCGGCCAGGATTTCCATTTTCAGACATGGGCCTGTTACGACAGAACGACACGTGACCTTTACCTGAAAGGGTTTGGAGATCCTCTATTTATCTCCGAGGAAATCACCACCTTTGCCGATCAAATTTCACACCACATTTTTAAACTGGTATCTAAAGGAATAATTTCATCTGGGGTTATCCGAAATATTATTGTGGATCAGACCTATTTTGCCCCCCAAATTACTATCCCCGGGGCTGGAGCTTCCAGCAATCCCTATGACGCAACAAACGGAGCGCTGTGTGCTAATTTCAATACAATTTTTTTAAAATGGGACAGTCGAAGTAAACAATATATTTCTGCTGAAAGGCAAACCCCATTTCCGGACATCTTGGCAAAGCAGATCAGGTCTGGATCAAAAAAGAGTGACAGGATTCTTCTGTCCTATAATCTGCGTCAAAAATATCCGGGCATACTGATGCACTATTTTATAGAACAATCCGGGGTCAAAATTACAGGTTCTGTCCAAACGGGCAACTTTACAGGTTCAGAGAAAGACTGCATTGTTCACACATCCTCTTTCAGCCTGGCGGACATTATTAAAAAGCTGCTGGAATTTTCAAACAACTTTATTGCCAACCAGCTCATGCTGACCATGGGTGCCCGCACATATGGCCCGCCGGCCACCCTTGAAAAAGGAACGGCTGTCCTGAATAAATTTGCGCAAGAGTCGCTGGGGTTAATGAACGCTTCAATTGTTGAAGGCTCGGGTCTGTCCCGGCGCAACCAATTGACGCCTGCCCAGATGAAAGATATTCTTATTGCGTTTATGCCTTGGTATGAATTTCTGAGAAGAGATGGAAATGAATTTTATAAAACCGGGACGTTGTCGGATGTCAGAAGCCGTGCAGGCTTCATTCGTGGGAAGGATAGCCGACTTTATCCTTTTGTGATCATGCTGAATCAGACCCACACCGGTTATGATGCCATCCGGCGTATGCTGAAGGAAAAGGTTAATCTTCAATTTAAACCGTAG